The segment AATGCGTCCGAAAGACGGGCCGGACTTTGCGAGACCGCTCAAGACGATCGGTACATAGCCGGGCCGTGTGATCTGGAACTCGCCAAAATCGGCATTGACCGGAGCCGCGATTCCGCGACCGGTTACCGTATTCTGCGATTTGCGGTGTAAGCATTGAACCTGCAGCGTCGCGGATGAGCCTACAGCCAGGGCAACCGAAATCTGCACGTGCAGGCGGCCTGTGTTCTCAAAGTGACCGTACCACACCACATGATTCGAGCCATCGCGCCAGCCGGTGACGCCGTCGGCGGAAATCTGCAGCCCCAATGGGTTGGGAACGGAGTAGGCCGTGTAGGCCGGAATAGTCAACTCGGGCTTCTGATGAACCATACCATTCAACCACAACGCGCTAGAGCCAAGGATGAGAGCCAGGAGTTTTAATGGGGTCGTTTTCGGCATGGCGAGCTAGGTCCTGCTGATTAGTATAGCCGCCGCGGCACAACGTGCGACTGCTGCCGGGCCATCGGTCCAAGGCGGCGAATAGCAGCCGGACGCCAGCCCGCCCCGTGGCGCAGCGGTATCCGGATGCTGCCAACAAGGAATGAAGGCGGCTCCCGCAGAATATGCGCGTGTTGGGGCATGCGGCGAGCCAGCTGGTACCAGGAGCCCGCTCTGCCTTGCAGGAGCCGTTTTTGGCAGTCTCTCCGGAATCCAGCCGGCATTCTCCCCCAGTCGCCGACACTGTTACTCCTCAAGAACCGATCCGGGCACGGTGGCTCAGCCCTCGTGCCATGGCGCTTGCGTTTCTCCTTGCCCCGCTGACGGCGTACTGGACGGCCGATCAGGGCATGGATGTGATCTTCTCACTGATGGTGCCGCCTCTGGCGATGACGCTGGTGATCGCCTGCATCAACCTGGTTGTACGCAGGCTCGCCCCAAAGGCTGCGTTGCGAGAAGGCGAGCTCATCATTTTTTATGCCATGCACACGGTGGTCTGCACCATGTGCGCCGAGTGGATGAGCGTTGTCAATCCCGCAATCCAGTCATTTGCTCTGCAGCACAAGCAGAACACCGCCTTCGATACCTACATCAATCCATATACGAGCAAGTGGTTTTTTATTCCGGTAAAGGACGCGAAGCTCTATAAGGACTATGGGTACGGTGGCTACAACTTCGCCTGGTTCTGGGCGCATCTCCATCTTTGGTGGCGATACATCCTGTCGTGGACCACACTGATTGTCTGCATCTGCGGCGGCATGCTCTGCATCAATAGTCTGATGCGCGATGAGTGGACCAATCGCGAAAAGCTCAGTTTTCCTATCATCCAAGTTCCAATGGCTGTTATCGCTGTTGGTGCCGGTCGATCGAATGTATGGCGGAGCAAGTACTGCTACGTCGCGTTTTTTGCGATGTTTGCTATCGACATGCTCAATGGCTTCCACTTCATGTTTCCCAGTGTGCCGCAGATCAATGTGCGGTTTATTGGCGATCTATCCCAGTTCCTGCCGAATCCGCCGTTTAGCGCCATTGGTTGGACGCCGATCGGTATCTTTCCATACATGGCGGCCATCGGATTCTTTATGCCCACCGATCTGCTCTTCTCCTGCATCTTCTTCTTCTTTTTTCGTAAGGCCATGCAGGTATTTACTTACGCCATTGGCTATACCGACAGCGCCGGCGTTTTCGGAGGAGGCAGTTTGGTACCCGGTCCGCCGTACTTCAGCGAGCAGAGTTGGGGCGCCTTTCTCGCTCTGTTTGTAGGCGCCATCTGGGTTGCGCGAAGCTACCTGAAGGATGTATGGCGACAGATCTGGACCGGACGAGATGAGAACGGCACCGGCGTGCCGCACCGCATCGCGTTTATCGGCCTCATCCTGTCACTGGGAGCAATCGCCTGGATAAGCAGCAAAATCGGGATTCCGCTATGGATGGTCGCCTTTGAGGTCTTTCTGTTCCTCATGTTCAGTGTTGCTCTCACGCGCCTGCGCGCTCAAATCGGCGCTCCCTCCCACGAGATGGCCTTCATGGGCCCAAATCAGATGCTCGTGGACTTTGTCGGCAGCAGTTCACTGCCGGTCGCAGGGCTCAGCCGCACCGTAACCACGTTCTACGTGTTCAATCGTATTCACCGTACGCATCCCATGCCCTCACAGCTTGAGTCGATGAAAATGGGTGAGACGGCCCAATTCAACCAGCGCGCGATCTTTGTGGCCGTCCTCCTGGCAACAGTGGTTGGCTGTCTCCTCGGGCATCTTGTTTATATCTATCGCGGCTACCATTTCGGCGCCCAACAGGCCGGTGGTGGGAGGGCGGACATCGTTTCGCAAATCACGAACCAGCACAAGGGACCCAATGTGGTTGCGATCGTGTTCGTCGTAGTTGGTTTTGCGATTGTGGCTCTGCTCGACCTGATCCGTTTCCAGTTCCCGGGTTTCCCGCTGCACCCGGTCGGCTACGCGCTGGCCATGAACTTCGGCCTGGACTACTTCTGGTTCGGCCTGGTGATCGTTCTCATTGTCAAGGTCTTCGTAGAGCGCATCTATGGCTTGAAAGGGCACGATAAACTGCACCAGGTCGCTATCGGTATCATCGTTGCCGAGTTCGCAGCCGAAACGATATGGTCGCTTTATGCCATCACGCACCACCAGGCTACCTACAGCATCTCGATCAACGGCCGGCTCAGTTGGGATCAGTAAAACGCAAATGCGACGCTCTCAACTGAGAGGGCGTCGCATTTGCTGAATGTGTGAGCCGCATGGCGCGCGCTGATAGAGCGCTACAGGTACTTCTCGTCCAACCATGCTCCCTGGGCCACACGGCGAAGCGAACAGTGGGTGGCCAGGACGTAGTTGGCATGCGCCGCCCGCAGCCTGGCCAGTTGACTCAAGCGGCTCCGGCAGCCGGATGCCGATTTCATTCGCCGCCGTGTCGTCGCACGGCTCTCCAGTAGGCCGATCAACTGTTCCAGCCGGTAAAGCTCACGCTGCTGGGCGGTTTGTCCCATCAATCGCCGGGCAGCTGCGCGACACCGCTCCCGAGATTCAGCTGCTGGTCGCAGCGGTATCAATGGCGCCGCTGCTGCCCTCAGTGCAACGCGAACGCGCGTTCGCCGGTTGCCAACTCGGTCAAGCCGCAGCTCAATATCTGTCTGTTCTGCGGTCAATGGTGTCATGAGAACATCCTTCTGCCAATGTCAGTATTCCAAACTGGTGGAGCGAGTCGCCGGCCGTATCGCGGGCGCCCTGCTGCCGCGCTCGCTTAGCTTGGTCGGCCACCGGTTTAGACCGCGGCGTGTTCCCGGGGGTTTCGATTCTGTGATAAAGATAACAGAAGTCCGTCTGCTTCTTTTACGAACTGGGGATTGCTTGACGCCCGCTGCGCCTGTGAAGTATCTTCACAGGCATTCCACACGGGGACTGGTGGCCGGTATGCCGAGCAGGTGCGATTGGTGTCGTCATAATATAAGCATGCGAGCTTCGGCAACTGTTGCAGCCGTCGTCGCCGTTTGGGCCTGCTCCGCTGGATTTGCGAACGCTCAAAAGCCCCCGCCCGCTGTGCCGCCTGCTCTCTCGCCGGCCATGCGTCGAGCCGGAGCTCTTCTTCAAACAGCGCTGACGCTGCAGAAACAGAACCATAACTCGGAAGCGATCTCAGCGTGGCAGAAGTTTCAGGTGGCTGCTGTTGCGGCGCATCTGCCGCCGGCTCAACTAGCTGGTTCGTGGCAAAACCTCGCGATTCTCTACAGCAAGACCGCCGATACGACGCACGAGCTCGACGCGTTGAGCCACCTGGTGCAGCTTGAGCCGGCCAATCCAGCGATTCTCGTGGAGCTTGCCAATCTCGACAGCGGCCAGCACCGGACCGACGAGGCCGCCACGCTGGCCGAAAAGGCGCTCAAGCTGCATCCTGCGCCGGGGGTGGCGGCCGCGGCCCACTTTATCCTCGGCGTGAACTTTGTCAATCACAAGAATCTGGCCGCTGCTGCACCGCAGTTTGCAGCCGCGGAGCATCTGGCGCCCGATAATCCCCGTGCACAGCTGGACTACGCAGCGATTCTGGATGCTGCCGGCAAATACGCCGAGGCGTTGGTACATGCCGAAAAAGCCAGCGCACTTTCCCACGGATCCCTTCAGGCGGAGCTGCTTGTTGCCGGCATTCAATATCACCAGAAGGATTTCAACGGCGCCCTGAAGGTGTACGACGGCATCGTAAAGCAGGATCCGCGCAACGCGAACGCGATGTTCAATCGGGCACTCATACTTCAACGGCTGGGCCGCGTGCAGGAGGCAATAACCGCCTACATCAACGTGTTGGAGGTGGCGCCAAACCTCGATGCCGCTCACCTCAACATGGGCCAGCTCTACAGTGCAATCGGCAACGGTGCTGCGGCGCGCCAGCAGTTTCTACTGGTTTATAAACATAACAAGGCGCCAAAAGTCGCCGCGGGCCTGGCGGATGCCGAAGCTCAGGACGCCTTTTCGCTGCACGACCCGGCACAACGCGCCGCGGAGCTGGCGTCGGCGGAACGGCATTTCCAGGCGGCGCTGGCCGCCAGCCCGAACGACCTCTCGATCAACGTCGACCTGGCCGATCTCGATGAGAAGATGCTGCGATATAATGATGCGATTGCTATCTACAGGAAGCTGCTAACGCAGAAACCGGGCGACTACGACCTCTACAGCCACATAGCACGCGTCTATGGGATGCAGCGGAACGTCGACCAGGTTGCCGCAACGTGGCATGAATACAGCCAATTGAAGCCCAATGACCCGAATGGCTACGCGGAGCCGGCCGGCGCATTGGAGGCTGCAGGTAGGTTCGCAGCCGCAGCGGATGAGTGGCGCGCTCTGCTGAAGCACCAGCCGCAGAGCGGCAGCGTCATGGTGTCACTGGCAAAGGATGAGCTCAAGTTGAAGCAGACCGCTGCGGCCACGGCGCAGCTGCACCAGGTGCTTCAGCTGGATCCCAGTGGCGCGACAGCGCCAACACCCGCCATGCGCGGTCAGGTGGCGGCAGCCGTTCAGGCCGAGCAACTGGATGCGCTGCGCGGCCTCGCCAATATTCACCACGACGCTGGTGATACAGAAGGCGAACTCAAGTGGCTGCGAGAGCTGAAAAAGCGTGATATGGCAATGGCAAACGCCAACCACATCGCCGTAAATACGGAAGCGTGGGATGGTATCGCTGCCATCTATCTCAAACAGAAGAACCTGGCGATGGCGGCGCAGCAGTACGAACAACTCGCGGCGAAAGCGCCGGGAATGGCAGAGCCGTGGGAACATCTGGCCGCTATTTACGAGCAGCAGAATCTGATCGACAAGTCAGCCGCGGCATGGCAGAGCGCTGCTGCGCGCTCGGTAGATCCGCTGCCCGATGCGATGAAGGCCGGCGACCTGTACCAGCGCAAAAACCAGCTGCCGAAAGCGCTGGCCGTGTATGAAGCGCTGACGCCAAAGTACGGTAAAGATCCGCGACTTAACTCAGTGCTGGCGCAGCTCTACGAACTGGTCGGCCGGGATGCAGACGCGGTAACTACGTACGACCGGCTCCTCAAGCAGAACCCGCAGGCGTACTGGGCGGAGGATCGTCGTGCGGTAGCGTTGATGCGGCTGGGAAGGTATCCGCAGGCGCAAGCGGCATTTGAGACGGAGTTGAACCGCATCCCCGAGCAGGATCAAACGTATGCGGAGCTCGCGCTGCTCTATGCCAAACAGGGCAAACAGGATCAGTATCTCGCATGGCTTAAAGCGCGGTTAACCCAGTTCCCAGACAGGCGGACGGCCATGCAGGCGATCGTAAATGCCTATGCAGCCCGCAAAGACGAGAATGCAGGCTGGTCGTGGCTCTCGGCCTTTGCCAAACAGCACGATTCCAACCAGAAGGTGCTCCTTGCCTGGGCTCAACTGCTCGACAGCCAGAACAGGCCGGAGCAGGCGCTAGCTGTGTATCAGGAGATCGCCGCCAGGAATCCTGCGGACCTCAATGCCCAGACCGAGCTGGCGGACCGGCTCGATGAAGCCAAACAGACCTCGGCGGCCGACCTCGTTTACACGACTCTCATTGCGAACACTACGTTGACGCCCGATGAGCGCGACTCAGTACGCGCACTACTGGCGCAGCGGTACGTTCGCCAGGCCCGGTACGCATTGGCACTGCAAGTGTATCAAACGGTACTGAAGGACCGTCCGAACGATTTGAGCACATTGGGACAGATGGCCGAGATCTATGTGCTGCAGGGTCAAACCGGCAGCGCGCTGCCCATCTACCGCCAGATTGCCGCCGACGCCGGAGCTGACCGCGTAACGCAGGCTATGGCGCACTTCCGCATTGGTGACATTGAGCAAAAACTCGGAGACAATTCGGAAGCCATCACCCAGTACAAGCAGGCGCTGATGCTGAACCCCGAGCTCACTCCCGCCGAGCAGGCGCTGAACAGCCTGGTGCACCAGCCCTGACGCCGCGATACCGGGCTGCCGGGCCAACAGGTATATGGGCAGGTGCTGCCGTATCTATATCGTAATATTGGCAGATGACACAAACTGAGACACAACTCCAGCCTCCCGCGCTCGAAATGCGCGGAATCACGAAACAGTATCCCGGCGTGCTGGCGCTGGATAATGTGTCCCTTACCGTGATGCCCGGCGAAGTGCATGCGCTTCTGGGCGAAAATGGCGCCGGCAAATCCACGCTGGTCAAAATCCTGGCCGGCGCAGTGCGGGCCAATGCCGGAGAGATTCTCCTGAATGGCGCGCATGTTTCCGCCGACACGCCGCAGAAAGCGATGGAACTCGGCATCGCGATCATCTACCAGGAGTTCAACCTGGTTCCCTACTTGTCAGCCGGGGAGAACATTTTCCTCGGTCAGGAGCCACGGTCGCGCATACCCGGATTTGTAGACTATGCCCGATTGTACGGAGAATCGCAGCGAATCCTCGATAGCCTGGGTGTTAAGCTCTCGGCGCGAACGCCGGTCAATCGACTTAGCGTTGCGCAGCAGCAGATGGTGGAGATTGCGAAGGCAACGAGCCGCAAGTCGCGCATCATCGTCATGGATGAACCGAGCGCCACGCTTACGCAGCACGAGTTGGAAGCCCTGTTCACTCTGGTACGGCAGCTGCGCGCCTCCGCGGTAAGCGTCATCTACATCTCGCACCGACTGGAGGAGGTTTTTGAAGTATGTGATCGGGCAACGGTTATGCGCGATGGCAAGGTGATCGATACGCGGCCTGTAAACGAGCTCTCCCGCGATGAGATTATCCGGCTGATGGTCGGACGTGAGCTGAAAGAGGCTATCCCTAAGAAGGCCGCGGTGCCCGGGGAAGCCGCGCTGGAAGTTCGCGGGCTGAACCGCAAGGGCATTCTCCACAACGTCTCGCTATCCGTCCGAAAAGGCGAAATCCTGGGTATGGCCGGGCTGGTTGGCGCAGGGCGCACAGAAACGGCACGAGCACTATTTGGCGCCGATCCAATCGATAGCGGCGAGATACGGATCGATGGCAAGCCGGTCGTCATAAGGTCACCACGAGATGCGATACGTTTCGGAATCGGCCTGGTCACCGAGGACCGGAAGGAACAGGGCCTCGTTCTGCCGATGGCTGTCCGAGAAAACACGACGCTTGCCAACCTGCAATCGCTGTGCTGGATGGGCTTCGTGAAGCGTCCCCAGGAGCGCGCAGTCGCAGAGGAGTACCGAGCGAGCCTCGACATCCGTACTCCCAGCATTGAACAGACCGTGCGCAATCTCTCGGGAGGCAACCAGCAGAAAGTGGTGTTGGCAAAGTGGCTATTTACCGGCTCGCGCGTGCTAATCTTTGACGAGCCGACACGCGGTATCGACGTTGGGGCTAAGAGCGAGATTTATAAGCTGATGAACCAACTTGCCGCGCAGGGCTGTGCCATCATCATGATATCGTCGGAGTTGCCCGAGGTTTTGGGGATGAGCGACCGTATACTGGTGATGCACGAAGGATCGGTCGCCGGGGAGCTGAGCCGCGATCAGGCGACGCAGGAGGCTGTTATGCACCTCGCCACCGGAGGATCTGCCTGAGATGATGCCAACCGCCCCTCCGCCTATGCCGAATGTGACTCCGCCTGTGCCCGTCCGACGTCGCGGCGGCAGTGGATGTCTGGTACCGGGAATCCTGGGATGTGGAGCGCTGGTTGTCATCCTGGTCGTTATAGGCATAATTGGCGTCAGCAACCTGAACAAGCACGGGGGATTCGGAAATATCGTGCGAAGCGCGGAGGCTACTACGCCCGCTGCCCGCAAACTCTGGTACCTCCGCGAAGGGATGGACCTGTATCGTCGCGCGCACAAGGGGGCGTATCCCAAAACACTGGACGCGGTACTGCCATTCATTCCGCCTGCCGATGAGGATCCGACAACCTGCACGGAATGCAGTCAGCCTCAAGCAATCTATATTCGGCCCGGCCCTGCAACCAATCCTCACGCGCCAATCGTTCAGTTCTTTGCCGGTGAAGGCGACCTGACCATTGGACCCGTTACGCAGCGCCATCTCACCTATATTTCGTTGCTTGCCAATGGCGAGATTACACAGGATCAAAACGTCCAGCAGGTGCTCTATCCGGCTGCCGACACGTCGGCTCCAATACCTCCAGCGCCGCTACGCACAACCGGCAGCGGTGCAAAGTAGCATTCATCCTCATACGGTACCAATATGTCACGACCGCTGAATAGCTGCCTGGTTACCGGCGGGGCCGGGTTCATCGGATCGCACCTGGTGCATGCGCTTCTAGAGCACGGCGCGCGCGTCCGCATTCTCGATAACTTCACCAGCGGCAATCGGCACAACCTTCACGGAATCGAAAACCGGATAGAGGTGATGGAGGGTGACGTGCGGGATGCCGCCACTTGCCACGAGGCATGCAGCGGGATGCAAACCGTGTTTCACCTTGCCGCGTTGGTTTCAGTGCCCGAGTCGGTGGAACAGCCGCATAGGGCCCACGAAGTCAATATCAACGGCACACTGAACATCCTGATGGCCGCCCGCGAGACGGGTGCGGAGCGCGTGGTATTCTCCAGTTCTTCGGCGGTTTATGGCGATACCATAGTATTGCCGACTCCGGAGGATACCTTGCCGGTACCGACCTCGCCCTATGGGCTGCAAAAGCTGTGCGGTGAGCACTACTGCCGCCTGTTTTTCCAATTGTACGGCCTGGAAACCGTTAGCCTGCGCTACTTCAACGTGTACGGGGCGCGACAAGATCCAAACTCCGCGTACGCTGCGGTCATACCCCGGTTCCTCACTCGCCTCGCTTCCGGCCAACATCCGGTGGTGTACGGTAACGGCGAGCAGACGCGTGATTTCCTGCACGCCTCCGATGTGGCGCGCGCCAACGTTCTTGCCGCCACGGTAGTGCAGGAAGCAGCTATTGGCAACGTGTTCAATATTGCAGGCGGCGGAGCGACGTCGATCAACCAGCTGCTCAATCTGATGCGCGAAGTGCTCGGGGTTAACATCGATGCGGTCTATGAGCCGGCCCGGATTGGCGATATCCATGACTCCGTCGCAAACACGTCTCGAGCCGCTACTCTGCTTGAATTCCATCCTCACCTTACACTGAGTGATGGCCTTGCCATTACGGCCCAGGGCTATCGCCACTAGTAAGCTTCCGGGCCGCCAATCCTTGACTTGCCGAATTAGGCGCGAATATAATGGTGGTATGCAATCACTGAGCCAGCCGGCGCCCAGGCTTCACCATGAGTGAACTGGACGCACGGAAAGGGGTGGTTCTCAAGGCAGTCGTCCGGGATTTTGTCAACACGAACCGGCCCGTCGGGTCGGACCGTCTGATTGATGCCTTCAGCATCACATGGAAATCGGCAACCGTTCGCAACGAGTTGTCCGACCTCGACGACCTGGGCTTCCTCCGCCAACCACACGTTTCGGCAGGTCGCGTCCCAACGGAGCGGGGATACCGCTACTATGTGGACCAGCTCATGGACATTCCAGACGCTGTGCCGGCCTCGGAAGCACAGACCGCTCAGCGCGCATGCCGGCGCGCAAAGGCGGAAGTCGATGCGATCCTCCTCGAAACCTGCCGAATTCTGACTCGGCTCACATCGTATCCGGCGGTTGCAAGCAATCCCGATACCAACTCCACCTATCTTCGCCAGGTGTTCCTTTCGCTGGTTCCACCCCGCAGCGTGCTTCTAGTTGCCGTATTCTCGAACGGTAAGGTGGAGCATAGCATGTTGGAGCAGAGCGGGCCGACTACGGCCCAGTGCGTCGAGCTTGCTGCCAGGCAGGTGAATGCTGTCGTGGCCGGCAAGGCGCTTCGACAACTCGGCTTGGTGCACCTCCAGGCGAACAGCGCTAACACGCCCTCGGCCGTCGTGGCACAGCGCGCTCTGGAAGCCCTGCAGGGCGTGGCAGCCTCGCTAAGTCGCCAGCGTGTCTGGCTGGAAGGCACCAATCAACTGCTCCACCAGCCTGAATTCCGCGATGCCGAGCGGCTGGAAGCTCTCCTGCGGATCCTCGATCAGCATAACGCGCTTTACCGCATCCTCGCCGCAACCGCTCGCCCCGGCAGGCTCATGGTTTCCATCG is part of the Armatimonadota bacterium genome and harbors:
- a CDS encoding tetratricopeptide repeat protein; protein product: MRASATVAAVVAVWACSAGFANAQKPPPAVPPALSPAMRRAGALLQTALTLQKQNHNSEAISAWQKFQVAAVAAHLPPAQLAGSWQNLAILYSKTADTTHELDALSHLVQLEPANPAILVELANLDSGQHRTDEAATLAEKALKLHPAPGVAAAAHFILGVNFVNHKNLAAAAPQFAAAEHLAPDNPRAQLDYAAILDAAGKYAEALVHAEKASALSHGSLQAELLVAGIQYHQKDFNGALKVYDGIVKQDPRNANAMFNRALILQRLGRVQEAITAYINVLEVAPNLDAAHLNMGQLYSAIGNGAAARQQFLLVYKHNKAPKVAAGLADAEAQDAFSLHDPAQRAAELASAERHFQAALAASPNDLSINVDLADLDEKMLRYNDAIAIYRKLLTQKPGDYDLYSHIARVYGMQRNVDQVAATWHEYSQLKPNDPNGYAEPAGALEAAGRFAAAADEWRALLKHQPQSGSVMVSLAKDELKLKQTAAATAQLHQVLQLDPSGATAPTPAMRGQVAAAVQAEQLDALRGLANIHHDAGDTEGELKWLRELKKRDMAMANANHIAVNTEAWDGIAAIYLKQKNLAMAAQQYEQLAAKAPGMAEPWEHLAAIYEQQNLIDKSAAAWQSAAARSVDPLPDAMKAGDLYQRKNQLPKALAVYEALTPKYGKDPRLNSVLAQLYELVGRDADAVTTYDRLLKQNPQAYWAEDRRAVALMRLGRYPQAQAAFETELNRIPEQDQTYAELALLYAKQGKQDQYLAWLKARLTQFPDRRTAMQAIVNAYAARKDENAGWSWLSAFAKQHDSNQKVLLAWAQLLDSQNRPEQALAVYQEIAARNPADLNAQTELADRLDEAKQTSAADLVYTTLIANTTLTPDERDSVRALLAQRYVRQARYALALQVYQTVLKDRPNDLSTLGQMAEIYVLQGQTGSALPIYRQIAADAGADRVTQAMAHFRIGDIEQKLGDNSEAITQYKQALMLNPELTPAEQALNSLVHQP
- a CDS encoding sugar ABC transporter ATP-binding protein is translated as MTQTETQLQPPALEMRGITKQYPGVLALDNVSLTVMPGEVHALLGENGAGKSTLVKILAGAVRANAGEILLNGAHVSADTPQKAMELGIAIIYQEFNLVPYLSAGENIFLGQEPRSRIPGFVDYARLYGESQRILDSLGVKLSARTPVNRLSVAQQQMVEIAKATSRKSRIIVMDEPSATLTQHELEALFTLVRQLRASAVSVIYISHRLEEVFEVCDRATVMRDGKVIDTRPVNELSRDEIIRLMVGRELKEAIPKKAAVPGEAALEVRGLNRKGILHNVSLSVRKGEILGMAGLVGAGRTETARALFGADPIDSGEIRIDGKPVVIRSPRDAIRFGIGLVTEDRKEQGLVLPMAVRENTTLANLQSLCWMGFVKRPQERAVAEEYRASLDIRTPSIEQTVRNLSGGNQQKVVLAKWLFTGSRVLIFDEPTRGIDVGAKSEIYKLMNQLAAQGCAIIMISSELPEVLGMSDRILVMHEGSVAGELSRDQATQEAVMHLATGGSA
- a CDS encoding SDR family oxidoreductase, which gives rise to MSRPLNSCLVTGGAGFIGSHLVHALLEHGARVRILDNFTSGNRHNLHGIENRIEVMEGDVRDAATCHEACSGMQTVFHLAALVSVPESVEQPHRAHEVNINGTLNILMAARETGAERVVFSSSSAVYGDTIVLPTPEDTLPVPTSPYGLQKLCGEHYCRLFFQLYGLETVSLRYFNVYGARQDPNSAYAAVIPRFLTRLASGQHPVVYGNGEQTRDFLHASDVARANVLAATVVQEAAIGNVFNIAGGGATSINQLLNLMREVLGVNIDAVYEPARIGDIHDSVANTSRAATLLEFHPHLTLSDGLAITAQGYRH
- the hrcA gene encoding heat-inducible transcription repressor HrcA, with protein sequence MSELDARKGVVLKAVVRDFVNTNRPVGSDRLIDAFSITWKSATVRNELSDLDDLGFLRQPHVSAGRVPTERGYRYYVDQLMDIPDAVPASEAQTAQRACRRAKAEVDAILLETCRILTRLTSYPAVASNPDTNSTYLRQVFLSLVPPRSVLLVAVFSNGKVEHSMLEQSGPTTAQCVELAARQVNAVVAGKALRQLGLVHLQANSANTPSAVVAQRALEALQGVAASLSRQRVWLEGTNQLLHQPEFRDAERLEALLRILDQHNALYRILAATARPGRLMVSIGKENSHEAMQACSVVCTTYQIGGRTAGYLGVFGPTRLHYDRAAAAVNLMANSLSQALTQVSKSWD